Below is a genomic region from Triticum dicoccoides isolate Atlit2015 ecotype Zavitan chromosome 5A, WEW_v2.0, whole genome shotgun sequence.
AGAGGGCATCCAACTCGGTTCAAATGGCTAACACTCTTTCATGTACAGGCAGGAACTAAAAGGCTAAAGCGGTATAGAACAAGCGTGGAAAAGTGTTGCCATGCTTCAGTTGTTGGGTGCCACTAACAGTGTAGTCCTGATATTTTAACAATAAGGAAGATTATATTTACCGGATAGCACAAGATGGCTGCGGCAGTTGGTGGAAATACAAGTCGAAGCCCATCCATTGGATGCTTGTGATGGCATCCATGCAGAAGATAATGAGCCGTGTTTGTCCTGCCATGCCAAAACAGCTATGATCAGGAGATGGTCGTCTCATCTGTTAGACTTAAGCAGTAAATGGGAGCACAACTTACCAGTAACTTTTAGTATCTATGTGGAACAGGTACCGATGTAGCACGTATTCAACCAGTGTCCAGATAAATATTCCTGCCACAACCATCAGCGCTACTTCTGGAACTGTGTGGCCCATTTGGATCGATGTATTCAGGCACCAGCAAACAACAGGCAACCAAATGAGAGGAACTGCCCACCATTTCGTACGTGTTAAGAACTGAAATGAGCCATTCATCAGAACATAATGTCCGAAATTTCAGATAGATGAAGTGCAACAGAAAAAACAGAATGTTCACCTCCAATACATCATTGGCAAAAAACCGTGGCCCCTCCTTGCTAACAATTGGCTGGTGAACCCAGTCTTGATACTGTTCCTCCAGATGACCAACCTGAAAAATGACACCCAAATATTTGAATACAGAATCAAAGAGCAGGCCTGGATTTCAACTGCACCCAAACACCAAAGCTTGAACAGAAGAATTAGGCAACAGTCATGATAAAGATTACTGATACATTTGGGGATGAGCAAAGGAATTCTACAGCATCCCAATTTAACTATCATAAATTACATTTAGTACTACATAAAAATATTTACTCTACATCTTGGGGATGAGCAAAGGAATTCTACAGCATCCCAATTTAACTATCATAAATTACATTTACTAATACATAAAAATATGTACTCTACATCCTGGGGATGAGCAAAGGAATTCTACAGCATTCCAATTTACCTATCATAAATTACATttactaatgcataaaaatatgtACTCTACATCTTGGGGATGAGCAAAGGAATTCTACAGCATCCCAATTTAACTATCATAAATTACATTTACTAATACATAAAAATATGTACTCTACATCTTGGGGATGAGCAAATGATGTGCTTTAAGAACTAACAGCACCTGTAGCTACAAACTCTTGGTCATCTGTACTCTACACTGACTTATTCCATTGGAAAATCCAATTATACCACAATTCTTTTATTAAACATAAAGCCAATATGCCAAATAGGCACTCAGAGTTGAAAAAACAGTGCAAAATTAAATATGGGCACATTTACCTGAAATACAAGAGGCTTGTCCAAATCGACGGTAAAGGCTTGTGCAACCATTGTCTTGGACTGTGATGACTGTTACTGTACATAAGAAAAAGTAAGAATAGAGGTATTTCATACATAAGGTCATGAAATGTCGAACAAATAAATGATATTACAAATCCATGCAGGGCAAGATGAACTAATGGGATCACTACCGGTGTGTGACTGCTACTGTGCAACGTTCGCAGTCTGTACTATCTTCTGAATTTTTACTGTCTAAGTTGGGTAATTTTTAATTGACACTCAAGTGACAGCATACCACCATGCTCCCACATTTCTTTCATGATATGGACCCACCAGCCAGCTCTCAGTGCCCCCGATATTTAACAATTTGAGCAGCTGTTCTCAGCCAACCGATTGAACATTTAAACAAACAGAGGAGCAAGTGGCCATGCCGCCCTGGCGTCACTATTCTATGAGGACCTTGGGCCCAAGGGCCGAATCAGGCCTTGGTCTCAGGGCGTGGCACAGCACCACAGACTGAGAATATCCTCAGATCGTCCAGATCACATGATCTGGTTTTTTGAGTCCATTCattacaaaaaaaaggaaaaaagaaaactgaAATTCCAGTTCAGAGACAGGTGCACAGGGGGGCCAAGCCTTTTTGCCATGTTACAAAAATTCATGGCAATTTGACTCCAGGGCATATTCTAATAAAGCTGTGCAAGAATACAAGAGAGGCACAGCTCAGAACCCGGCTGTATGGCATCTCACGCCCCCACTGGAATCCAAGGGGAAAAGCTGTGTGCCGGCTGGGGGATTGCTTAATCACAACCCCCATAATTAGAAAACTTATGATGGGTGGCCAGTTTAGCCTAAACTGGGACGTAACATCGCCCGTTCCAACAGTTGGCCAGCTAAATAAAGAGCATAATCAAGCAGGCATCTCACTACGCGACCGAGATTAATTGTCGCTGCATCGATTCCGTGGCTTGTACAAAAAATGTGGTCATGCTCACGCACGCATCGTCCCGGACTACGGCAAGCATGATTTGGGCAACTCTCTGCCTGGCTGGTCCTCGCTCACCCAACGTAAATTTCCCAAGAGTGGACACTCGTCGTAGCAATGATGGGTCGTCGGCCGCCCATTGCGAATTTCACGAGAATCTGAATGCCGACGAGCCCTTTGACTGTTATAAGCTTAGGGGCGAAGCAAAGAATCAGAGGTCGCTATCCAGCCACAGCCACACACACGCAAAGAGAAATATGCTATGCTCGCGAGCTCCCAATGCTAAAGCACCGTCGCCGTCGTCTACAGCCAAAGCAAGCATGAACAGACAGATTATTGCCCGCGGCCAGGCGCTGTCGGCCGAAAAAAAAATTCCCAGATGCGTCAGCAGCTCCGCACTGGACGCGCGCCCTACTAGGCTCGGAGAGGCCGCTAAAGACGCTGGCTTTCCGGCGAAGGGCGGCCGGCCGAGTAATGCGGCGGATCTAACCGCCGTTTCCGCCCGGATCTAGCGCCTAGTGGAAGTCCAAGAAAGAGACGGCGGGACAGGGGGGACGAACGAACCTGCTCGGCGCAATGCCTTCCGCCGacgccgctggagggggaggggcggcgggGGGCGGACCGGCGCGAGCGGCTGGGGCGCGCGCgagggagggggggagggaggCCGGCCGCCGCTGCTGCTCGGGAGCTCGctcggaggggaggggaggggaggggggaagGCCGAAGGCGATGCGCTTTAGTTATAGCGGAGACGACTTGGCATGGTGTGGTGTGCTGGTCTGCTGCTGGTGTTTGGCTTTTTGTAGATCGCTCCCTGGGCTTTAGCGGTTTTGTAGGTTGGTCCTGTCGTCATGGTGGTCCGCTGGGGCTGGGCGGAGCTGGCCCGCTCTTAAAATTAGTTAGTCCATAAGTTTCGAGTACTTATTGCAAAGATCACTACCACAttttcaggttgcgacaagtgggacgcagcatgtgcgtcacttgtcgcaacctgagagttttctttttttcgtagattcgtttattcaaaacgttttatctcttaaatcgtgcGTTTAAATCTTAAACTGTTTtcatcgttggatttctcgcatcgAGACCTTCAAAACTAAATCCCATATTGATAGATTttgataatttttttaaaaaaaaacgaacCGGGAGCACGTGTTTTTCTCCCTTCCGAAAGAGGCAcgacgtgcctctcgcggaagcaaaatcatgcctttcacggaaaaagaaaacgcatattttttccgtttccgaggaggcacggccgtgcgtCTCGAGAAAGCACAACCATACCTCTCGCGGAAGAACAACCGTGCCTCTtgtgaaaaaaaatctgaaaacatgtttttttttacatttttaagaggcacggccgtgcctctcgtgaaagcacaaccatgcctctcttgggaggaaaaaaacagaaaaacgcGTTTTTTCCGTTTCCAAGAAGCAGGGCCGTGCCTTCGCGAAAgtagaaaaaacagaaaacgcgtttttttgtttccgagaagcacggccgtgcctctcgtgaaagcataaccgtgcctctcgcagaagcataaccgtgcctctctcgaagaaaaaaaacaaaaaacacgtttttattcgttttcgagaggcacggccgtgtctctcgtgaaagcacaaccgtgtctctcTCAGAAGTAAAATCATGCCTCTCgtggaaagaaagaaacaaaaaaacacgttttttcgttttcgagaggcacggccgtgaatctcgcgaaagcaaaaccgtcccTCTCACGAAAAAATGAAAACACGTTTTCTTGTGAAAAGAAAGTCGATTTTTTGGTCCAATAGTTaaggaagaccggtgaaaaaccgaaaCGTCAAAAAAAAACCCGAAAAAACTGTTTAAAAGGCCAAAAACGTGTGAGAAAGAATAAAAACCAAAATCCAAAAGGAGCCTAGAGCGCGACATGTAGCGTACGGCTGAGAGCGTGCCAAATAACATTGATTGttacgaggctcccgaaggagcgctcgttaactagcggCTCTCCATACGTTCACGACATGTACGATGAATGATGACATATAGGGGAGCTACTATACGGCGCTGCAGGCGCCCATTCGCGTTCCTGATGCTCAAAGACGTGGCGAGTGGGCCGGCCCAGAAAACGCACAGAGCAGTGAACGTAAATCTcacaaaaaacaacaaaaagaaGAGATCCTTACAGGTTTCGAACTCAGGTGCATCCACttggattttttttaaaactatgatcttttttatagcaaattcggaaactatatGATCTAAAGTGTTATTTGTAAAACTATGACTCTGTCGGCCTCTTTTAGGCCGAAGACCAACTTTTCAGCCAGCACTAGGCCGAAATAGGCTTTTCGGTCTTCTAATGGCCGAAGATGGGCGCAGCTGGGCCGAAGAGCTGTTTTCAGCTTTGCTCAGGCCGAAGACCACTCTTCGGTCATCTTTTGGCCGAAGAGCTCATAAGCATACTGCACCGCAGTCCGGCGTACGGCACGGACGACCTGAACGTGTGCACACACGTTAGCCGCACCGAGATTTGATGCCGATGCATGTGTTTAGTACGTGGACAGCTCGCCGGCTGGCTGGTTGTGTGCACGTATTCGTATACATACACGTGTGCCGGCTGGACTATATCAGGTACGTATATTGTACTCGTATGCCAGTACTTCTCGGCCAATACATGTGCGCATGTTGGCGGCTTGCGTGTGTGCTAGTACGTATGCACCAAGTTCTGATGCATGCATTGCTATCTCGGTCCTGATGCATGCATTGGCCACGTACGAACCGCATGCAATACCGATCAGCCCTTCGATGCATTAGTCTAGCATCATATGTACGCTACGCATGCATCGATCACCGGCCAGGCGCTCTTCGGCCAAAAGATGACCGAAGAGTGTCTTCGGCCAGAGCAAAGCCGAAAACAGCTCTCCGGCCCACCTGTCTTCGGCCAGTAGGAGACCGAAGAGTCTACTTCGGCTTAGTGCTGACCGAAAAGTTGATCTTCGGCCTaaaagaggccgacggggtcatagttTTGCAAATAACACATTAGGTCATGTAGTTTTCGAATTTGCTATAAAAAATgtcatagtttcaaaaaaaaatccatcCACTTCACGTACAAGACCGAGCAGCGAGTCGAGCTACCTGACGTTAGTCACAGCGGCAAGAGCATGATAACAATGTCGTCGCGCTATTTCATTGCATAGATCCATCCATCTATTATATCACTTAAGTTTTTTGAACTATTTAGAAAAAAAAACCTGAATTTgggaaagttcatcgattttgagaaaagttcacaaacatgaaaaaagttcattgat
It encodes:
- the LOC119298832 gene encoding dihydroceramide fatty acyl 2-hydroxylase FAH1-like produces the protein MVAQAFTVDLDKPLVFQVGHLEEQYQDWVHQPIVSKEGPRFFANDVLEFLTRTKWWAVPLIWLPVVCWCLNTSIQMGHTVPEVALMVVAGIFIWTLVEYVLHRYLFHIDTKSYWTNTAHYLLHGCHHKHPMDGLRLVFPPTAAAILCYPFWNFVKLFTTTTTTPGVFGGGLLGYVIYDCTHYYLHHAHPSFDPAKYLKKYHLNHHFRIQNKGFGITSTLWDHVFGTLPSTKTAGMSS